A region from the Brassica napus cultivar Da-Ae chromosome C8, Da-Ae, whole genome shotgun sequence genome encodes:
- the LOC106449022 gene encoding UPF0496 protein At3g49070 has protein sequence MISRNIMGIKVSSKIKRLLASSASGNSSPKDGDDVDVREEYANAFRTESYNQFWTRVISLNRKKSTLSPPSSPIESSSTSARLMSYRLFAHNLLEPDPNTVTKILVLSRVGRPTRTLLSDYFLETANAFLLCTLLLKNIHRLRSKYESPKPKFQSETHNSLAFLDQFTELSRWFDPFISSGSRIQLTRTGCLSLLKRIESSRDKTRTKLKLMNGLTHSSGLLVLALTTTLIVTIASHAFALFIAGPTLLTGRFKPVGLRNKLTKTAARLDVAAKGTYILSRDLDTISRLVTRINDEVEHVRAMAEFWAGRGSGRVRGGEEVARELKRCEESFSEELDELEEHIYLCFMTINRARNLVVREIMHPDDPPDCSFAPKSK, from the exons ATGATCTCAAGGAATATAATGGGCATAAAAGTTTCATCAAAGATCAAAAGGCTTCTTGCATCCTCAG CTTCGGGAAATTCAAGTCCCAAAGATGGTGATGACGTGGACGTCAGAGAAGAATATGCAAACGCCTTCCGCACAGAATCATACAATCAGTTCTGGACACGTGTCATTAGTTTAAACCGCAAAAAGTCCACCTTGTCTCCTCCTTCTTCACCGATCGAATCATCCTCCACGTCAGCTCGTCTCATGTCATACCGCCTCTTCGCACATAACCTGCTAGAACCGGATCCGAACACCGTTACTAAGATCCTGGTTCTATCCCGGGTCGGACGACCCACCCGTACTCTTCTTTCCGATTACTTCTTGGAGACGGCAAACGCTTTCTTGCTTTGCACGCTATTACTTAAAAACATTCATCGTCTCCGTTCTAAGTACGAATCTCCGAAACCGAAATTTCAGTCGGAGACACATAATTCGTTGGCTTTCCTTGACCAATTCACGGAGCTATCAAGATGGTTCGACCCGTTTATCTCGTCAGGTTCTCGGATCCAGTTAACCAGAACCGGCTGCTTAAGCCTGCTAAAACGGATAGAGTCGAGCCGAGACAAGACACGAACCAAACTCAAGCTCATGAACGGACTAACTCATAGCTCAGGCCTTCTCGTTTTGGCTCTAACCACTACGTTGATTGTTACCATCGCCTCCCACGCCTTTGCTTTGTTCATAGCCGGTCCGACCCTTTTAACCGGTCGATTCAAACCGGTTGGTTTAAGGAATAAGCTAACGAAAACTGCGGCTCGTCTCGACGTGGCTGCGAAAGGTACTTACATCTTAAGCCGCGATTTGGACACGATAAGCCGGTTGGTGACGCGGATTAATGACGAAGTGGAGCACGTACGAGCCATGGCTGAGTTTTGGGCTGGGAGAGGATCGGGTCGGGTTCGAGGCGGGGAAGAAGTGGCCCGAGAGTTGAAGAGATGTGAAGAGAGCTTCAGTGAAGAGCTTGATGAGCTTGAAGAACATATCTACTTGTGTTTCATGACTATTAACCGAGCAAGGAATCTTGTTGTAAGAGAGATTATGCATCCGGATGATCCACCTGATTGTTCATTCGCTCccaaatccaaataa